One region of Mycolicibacterium rhodesiae NBB3 genomic DNA includes:
- a CDS encoding fused (3R)-hydroxyacyl-ACP dehydratase subunits HadA/HadB, giving the protein MTAPAEMSVAEERLGAWYRMDGTYLVGREKLREYARAVQDYHPAHWDLDAAAELGFSDLIAPVTFTATPGMACNRRMFEQIVVGYDTYLQTEEVFEQHRPIVAGDELVVDVELTGVRRTAGRDFITVTNNFTDTAGEVVHTMHTTVVGLTAEDVDAGIKDAVQNAMMHDVNILDVGQAGYEKEVRPEGELRFADGGMTRTPGTRSFDDLKVGDQLPVHHTRLSRGDLVNYAGVAGDANPIHWDERLAKLAGLPDVIAHGMLTMGLGAGFHSEWSGDPAAVTRYTVRLSAPAIVSATEGADIEFSGRIKSLDPETRSGVVIVAAKSGGQKIFGMATMNVRFR; this is encoded by the coding sequence ATGACTGCACCAGCAGAAATGTCAGTCGCCGAAGAACGCCTCGGCGCTTGGTACCGGATGGACGGCACCTACCTGGTCGGCCGCGAGAAGCTGCGCGAATACGCCCGCGCCGTGCAGGACTATCACCCCGCGCATTGGGACCTAGACGCGGCCGCCGAGCTGGGCTTTTCGGATCTCATCGCGCCGGTGACGTTCACGGCGACTCCTGGTATGGCGTGCAACCGCCGCATGTTCGAGCAGATCGTCGTCGGATACGACACCTACCTGCAGACCGAGGAGGTCTTCGAGCAGCACCGCCCGATCGTCGCCGGCGACGAACTGGTCGTCGACGTCGAGCTGACCGGCGTTCGCAGGACGGCAGGCCGGGATTTCATCACCGTCACCAACAACTTCACGGATACGGCCGGCGAGGTGGTGCACACCATGCACACCACCGTCGTCGGCCTGACCGCCGAGGACGTCGATGCGGGCATCAAGGATGCCGTGCAGAACGCGATGATGCACGACGTCAACATCCTCGACGTCGGTCAGGCCGGGTATGAGAAGGAGGTCCGTCCCGAAGGTGAACTGCGGTTCGCCGACGGCGGTATGACCCGCACGCCGGGGACCCGGTCGTTCGACGACCTGAAGGTCGGCGACCAGCTGCCGGTCCACCACACCCGGTTGTCGCGCGGTGACCTGGTGAACTATGCCGGCGTGGCCGGCGACGCCAACCCGATCCACTGGGACGAGCGCCTTGCCAAGCTGGCGGGGCTGCCCGACGTGATCGCCCACGGCATGCTGACCATGGGGCTGGGCGCCGGATTCCACTCCGAGTGGTCGGGCGACCCTGCGGCGGTCACCCGCTACACCGTGCGGCTGTCGGCCCCTGCGATCGTGTCGGCCACCGAGGGCGCGGACATCGAGTTCAGCGGACGGATCAAGTCGCTTGACCCAGAGACCCGCAGCGGTGTCGTGATCGTCGCCGCGAAGTCGGGTGGTCAGAAGATCTTCGGCATGGCGACCATGAACGTCCGTTTCCGCTGA
- a CDS encoding phenylacetate--CoA ligase family protein — protein sequence MTDRAEYERIRAAHLDAVQAALDDHVGRLDWTAEQIRAHRDRRLRSLLAYARERSPFYADRLRGLDISAATVADLGSIPMLTKEQAQGDWDAIVTTSGLNRETAEQILNEQSWFSYTRGDQQVFSSGGSSGVRGVYVWDWEFFISTACLAWRMQARAERRGQSVKDARLAVLSAGVPPHASTPLFDVPTVAGMQTVVIEAGAPFDEVLAAVEQCAPTHLVGYASVIGRLARASLAGDLKIRPCRVSTNSEPLLPEDREAIVKAWDATLHNLWGSTELGVQAVGCGQGEGLHICEDEVILERADDTGAPVAPDEPAVRTLATGLSNRTFPFVRYDLGDEITLITEPCPCGSAFARVADISGRHDDDFVYGPHSVPASAFRHVLGTDARIVEYQVVQTDAGADVLVVATGDAQSLVPALVSALRRHGVADPSIRIRAVQTLQRHQASGKLKRFVPLPGR from the coding sequence ATGACGGATCGGGCCGAATACGAACGCATCCGCGCCGCTCACCTCGATGCGGTGCAGGCGGCGCTCGATGATCATGTGGGACGCCTCGACTGGACGGCGGAGCAGATCCGAGCGCACCGGGACCGTCGCCTGCGGTCGCTGCTCGCCTACGCGCGCGAGCGGTCACCGTTCTACGCCGACCGGCTGCGTGGTCTCGACATCTCGGCAGCGACGGTCGCCGATCTGGGGTCGATTCCGATGCTGACGAAGGAACAGGCGCAGGGCGACTGGGATGCGATCGTCACGACGTCGGGCCTCAATCGTGAAACCGCAGAACAGATTCTGAACGAACAGTCGTGGTTCTCCTATACGCGTGGCGACCAGCAGGTGTTCAGTTCGGGCGGCTCCAGCGGTGTGCGCGGCGTGTACGTCTGGGATTGGGAGTTCTTCATCAGCACCGCGTGTCTGGCGTGGCGGATGCAAGCCCGTGCCGAACGGCGCGGTCAATCCGTGAAGGATGCGCGGCTGGCGGTGCTGAGTGCCGGTGTGCCACCGCATGCCAGTACGCCGCTGTTCGACGTGCCCACCGTCGCGGGAATGCAGACCGTCGTCATCGAAGCCGGCGCCCCGTTCGACGAGGTGCTCGCCGCCGTCGAGCAATGCGCGCCGACCCACCTCGTCGGCTATGCCAGCGTCATCGGCCGGTTGGCCCGGGCATCGCTGGCAGGCGACCTGAAGATCAGGCCATGCCGGGTGAGCACCAACTCCGAACCACTGCTCCCCGAGGACCGCGAAGCCATCGTCAAGGCCTGGGATGCGACCCTGCACAACCTTTGGGGCTCAACCGAACTCGGAGTGCAGGCTGTCGGCTGCGGGCAGGGCGAAGGGCTGCACATCTGTGAAGACGAAGTGATACTCGAACGGGCGGACGACACCGGTGCGCCGGTGGCGCCCGACGAGCCCGCAGTGCGCACGCTGGCCACCGGTTTGTCGAACCGCACGTTTCCGTTCGTGCGCTACGACCTCGGCGACGAGATCACGCTGATCACCGAACCGTGTCCGTGCGGAAGTGCGTTCGCCAGGGTCGCCGACATCAGCGGCCGCCACGACGACGATTTCGTCTACGGCCCACACTCGGTGCCCGCCAGCGCCTTTCGGCATGTCCTCGGCACGGATGCGCGCATCGTCGAATACCAGGTGGTGCAGACCGACGCTGGTGCGGACGTGCTGGTGGTCGCGACCGGCGACGCCCAATCTCTGGTACCCGCCTTGGTCTCGGCGCTGCGGCGCCACGGCGTCGCAGACCCGTCGATCCGGATACGGGCGGTGCAGACCCTGCAGCGTCATCAGGCCAGCGGCAAGCTCAAGCGGTTCGTACCCTTACCGGGCCGCTAG
- a CDS encoding TenA family transcriptional regulator, whose amino-acid sequence MLDALWTAATRHPFLDAVRDGTIADDAFDRWLSQDALFVADLLTFQARLLARAPRPAQGVLAGGCVALVDELDWFEDQAARRGIGPGQQPLPATIAYHQLLRRLDDSEVDAALTALWVIERVYLLAWSSAVSSASPFREFVDHWTTPGFAAYVDGLGELANPEAHGELVADVLTHEVAFWEMALA is encoded by the coding sequence GTGCTCGATGCTCTGTGGACCGCCGCGACGCGGCATCCGTTTCTGGACGCCGTGCGCGACGGCACGATCGCCGATGACGCCTTCGATCGTTGGTTGAGCCAGGACGCGCTGTTCGTCGCCGATCTGCTTACCTTCCAAGCGCGATTGCTCGCCCGCGCACCACGCCCGGCGCAGGGGGTGCTCGCCGGGGGATGTGTCGCTCTGGTCGACGAGCTGGATTGGTTCGAGGATCAGGCCGCCCGGCGGGGTATCGGACCGGGCCAGCAGCCGTTACCGGCAACCATCGCCTATCACCAGCTGCTGCGACGGCTCGACGACTCGGAGGTCGACGCGGCGCTGACGGCGCTGTGGGTGATCGAGCGGGTGTACCTGCTGGCGTGGTCGTCGGCGGTGTCGAGCGCGTCACCATTCCGGGAGTTCGTGGACCACTGGACCACCCCGGGATTCGCCGCCTACGTCGACGGGCTCGGCGAACTGGCCAACCCCGAAGCGCATGGCGAACTGGTGGCAGACGTACTCACGCATGAGGTGGCGTTCTGGGAGATGGCGCTGGCATGA
- a CDS encoding SDR family oxidoreductase, translating into MTQKVVALVTGANRGLGRQLATELVARGAKVYAAARRPETVDLPGVVPIQLDITDPESIHRAATVADDVTVLVNNAGISTQATLLSGPIEDIRAEMETHYFGTLNVSREFVPVIERNGGGAVLNVLSVLAWLHPPTSGAYSAAKAAAWALTDALRTELAPKGIHVAALHVGYMDTDMVSYIPAEQKTDPAHVAAQAISGLLNGEPEIIADELSRNVKAGLSTANTA; encoded by the coding sequence ATGACACAGAAAGTCGTTGCGTTGGTGACAGGAGCCAATCGCGGCTTGGGTAGGCAATTGGCCACCGAATTGGTTGCGCGCGGTGCGAAGGTCTACGCCGCGGCGAGGCGACCCGAAACCGTCGACCTGCCGGGGGTGGTGCCGATCCAACTGGACATCACCGATCCGGAATCGATCCATCGCGCCGCAACGGTTGCCGACGATGTCACTGTGTTGGTCAACAACGCGGGCATCTCGACGCAGGCGACCCTGCTCAGCGGCCCGATCGAGGACATCCGCGCTGAGATGGAGACGCACTACTTCGGGACGCTGAACGTCAGCCGCGAGTTCGTCCCGGTGATCGAGCGGAATGGCGGTGGTGCCGTCCTCAACGTCCTGTCCGTCCTGGCATGGCTGCACCCCCCGACCTCAGGTGCGTATTCCGCGGCCAAAGCCGCCGCGTGGGCACTCACCGACGCATTACGGACAGAGCTCGCGCCCAAGGGAATTCACGTCGCCGCGCTGCACGTCGGCTATATGGACACCGACATGGTCAGCTACATCCCGGCCGAGCAGAAGACCGACCCCGCGCACGTCGCGGCGCAGGCCATTTCGGGCCTGCTGAACGGTGAACCAGAGATCATCGCGGATGAGTTGTCCCGGAATGTGAAGGCAGGACTGTCCACCGCGAACACCGCGTGA
- a CDS encoding enoyl-CoA hydratase/isomerase family protein, translating into MSLVTYELDEHIATITLNRPEARNAINGALRKELNAAWERFRDDEDAWVGILTANGNVFCAGGDLKDGEGAVGTFGGTFWEKPTINSFESGMELFKPTIAAVHGPCVGYGVTGILFCDFVIASTAATFSFPEVTLGMPTIVGAIRLPERLRWADAMEVLLTGQPMTAERAKEVGLVWKLVEPDELQAQARSWAQTLTKAAPLAQRATKEVAWRTANMGWIESVRFGETMRKVAAATEDVAEGIGAWREKRKPQWRGH; encoded by the coding sequence ATGAGCCTCGTCACCTATGAGCTGGACGAACACATCGCGACGATCACGCTCAACCGCCCGGAGGCGCGCAATGCCATCAACGGTGCGCTGCGGAAGGAGCTGAACGCGGCCTGGGAACGGTTTCGCGACGACGAGGACGCGTGGGTGGGAATCCTGACCGCCAACGGGAACGTGTTCTGCGCGGGTGGCGACCTCAAGGACGGCGAGGGTGCGGTGGGCACCTTCGGTGGCACGTTCTGGGAGAAGCCGACCATCAACTCGTTCGAGAGCGGGATGGAGCTGTTCAAACCGACGATCGCCGCGGTGCACGGTCCCTGCGTCGGTTACGGCGTCACCGGGATTCTGTTCTGCGACTTCGTCATCGCCTCGACTGCCGCCACGTTCTCGTTCCCGGAAGTGACGCTCGGCATGCCCACGATCGTCGGGGCGATCCGCCTGCCCGAGCGGCTGCGCTGGGCCGACGCGATGGAAGTGCTGTTGACCGGCCAGCCGATGACTGCCGAACGCGCCAAAGAGGTCGGTCTGGTGTGGAAGCTCGTCGAGCCCGACGAACTGCAGGCCCAGGCGCGGTCATGGGCGCAGACGCTGACAAAGGCGGCCCCGCTCGCGCAGCGCGCCACCAAAGAGGTCGCCTGGCGCACGGCCAACATGGGATGGATCGAGTCCGTCCGCTTCGGCGAGACGATGCGCAAGGTCGCCGCAGCGACCGAGGATGTCGCCGAGGGAATCGGAGCGTGGCGGGAGAAGCGGAAGCCACAGTGGCGGGGCCACTAA
- a CDS encoding COG4315 family predicted lipoprotein produces MHPLSVWIPIVSVAALTGCSAFANQSAGEAASTEATRTPVTNPRTEATATPNPIPVSDQIPPIGDVSLETDDRGDLGSILVDGSGRAVYAFTTDPLNEPTCYDVCADTWLPVLAKGNPAGGVGIDVASAGITPRRDGGNQVTYKGHPLYHFAGDKDDKDAGGQGLDLFGGEWHVLTKDGQPLA; encoded by the coding sequence ATGCACCCGCTCAGCGTGTGGATCCCGATAGTCAGCGTCGCGGCTTTGACCGGATGCTCCGCCTTCGCCAACCAGTCGGCCGGCGAGGCCGCGTCGACCGAGGCCACCCGAACCCCGGTGACGAACCCGCGCACCGAGGCCACCGCCACGCCCAATCCGATTCCCGTGAGCGATCAGATCCCACCCATCGGAGACGTGTCGCTGGAGACGGACGACCGCGGCGATCTCGGGTCGATCCTCGTCGACGGGTCCGGCCGCGCCGTCTATGCGTTCACGACAGACCCCCTGAACGAGCCCACCTGCTACGACGTGTGCGCTGACACCTGGTTGCCGGTGCTGGCCAAGGGAAATCCCGCAGGCGGGGTCGGCATCGACGTGGCATCGGCGGGAATCACGCCGCGGCGTGACGGCGGCAATCAGGTGACCTACAAGGGCCACCCGCTCTACCACTTCGCGGGTGACAAGGACGACAAGGACGCCGGCGGCCAGGGTCTGGACCTGTTCGGCGGCGAGTGGCACGTACTGACCAAAGACGGTCAGCCGCTGGCGTAG
- a CDS encoding TenA family protein, giving the protein MTLSQRLWSANGDLAAAALAHPFVAGLGDGSLDREVFAGYVAQDAFFLESFARAYALALTRSSDTPTLLALAGLIAGVADELGLHSSYAAQWGIDMVGVEPTSATLAYTDFLLATAATSGLGEIFAAMTPCMRLYAYLGTSLNADAAGPYADWVQTYADPGFEALASSLEGLLDQHGDDGPAVEHAYRRAMRLEVEFFESALSG; this is encoded by the coding sequence ATGACCCTGTCGCAACGGCTGTGGTCGGCCAACGGTGATTTGGCCGCCGCGGCGCTGGCGCACCCGTTCGTCGCCGGACTCGGTGACGGTTCGTTGGATCGTGAGGTGTTCGCGGGATACGTCGCGCAGGACGCCTTCTTCCTCGAATCCTTCGCGCGCGCTTACGCTTTGGCGCTGACGCGTAGCTCGGATACGCCGACTCTGCTCGCGTTGGCCGGTTTGATCGCCGGTGTCGCAGACGAGTTGGGTCTGCACAGCTCCTATGCCGCGCAGTGGGGCATCGACATGGTCGGCGTCGAGCCCACGTCTGCCACGCTCGCGTATACCGATTTCCTGCTCGCTACCGCCGCGACGTCCGGACTCGGCGAGATCTTCGCGGCGATGACCCCGTGCATGCGGCTGTACGCATACCTCGGGACCTCGTTGAACGCCGACGCGGCGGGACCGTACGCCGACTGGGTGCAGACCTACGCCGACCCCGGTTTCGAAGCTTTGGCTTCGTCGCTCGAGGGCCTGCTCGACCAACATGGCGACGACGGCCCCGCCGTCGAACACGCCTATCGGCGGGCAATGCGTCTGGAGGTCGAGTTCTTCGAGTCGGCCCTGTCAGGCTGA
- a CDS encoding metallophosphoesterase encodes MTDTPAEVVEESVDPPRRWRRHWRRTVVVVVLLLLLFGVPWWTLLVSGAAWPPIVVVVGTLVLASAAAAMPLLMMLGHGRRHLDGAAVAGDALLGAAWILFVWSVLGQVLELVLLIAGVEDPTRSRVVAGVVLAVAAALLAWGHFEAMRVPRVRTAEVAIARLGPGLDGLRVALITDTHYGPLDRARWSAAVVERVNELDADVVCHVGDIADGTVDIRQGQASPLASVRAGSARVYVTGNHEYFYEAQEWLDYMDDIGWDALHNRHIVVERGGDRIVVAGVDDATAAASRVDGHGANLDAALAGADRALPVLLLAHQPKQVAHAVRAGVDLQVSGHTHGGQIWPFNVLVRLDQPVVQGLSRHGASTQLYTSRGTGFWGPPFRVFAPSEITLLTLRRATGASATA; translated from the coding sequence ATGACAGACACCCCGGCAGAAGTAGTTGAGGAATCCGTCGACCCGCCCCGGCGGTGGCGGCGGCACTGGCGGCGCACGGTCGTCGTGGTCGTCCTGCTGCTGTTGCTGTTCGGCGTGCCATGGTGGACCTTGCTGGTGTCGGGGGCCGCGTGGCCGCCGATTGTCGTCGTCGTCGGCACCCTGGTCCTCGCCTCGGCCGCAGCAGCCATGCCGCTGCTGATGATGCTCGGTCACGGGCGCAGGCACCTCGACGGGGCCGCCGTCGCCGGAGACGCACTTCTCGGCGCGGCCTGGATACTGTTCGTCTGGTCGGTGTTGGGCCAGGTGCTCGAGCTGGTCCTGCTGATCGCGGGAGTCGAGGACCCCACTCGGTCCCGCGTGGTGGCCGGCGTCGTGCTGGCGGTGGCGGCGGCACTGCTCGCGTGGGGGCACTTCGAAGCGATGCGGGTTCCGCGGGTCAGGACGGCCGAGGTCGCCATCGCCCGGCTCGGTCCCGGTCTCGACGGGCTGCGCGTCGCGCTCATCACCGACACGCATTACGGGCCGCTCGATCGGGCCCGATGGTCAGCAGCCGTGGTGGAGCGGGTCAACGAACTCGACGCCGATGTGGTGTGCCACGTCGGCGATATCGCCGACGGCACAGTCGACATCCGGCAAGGACAGGCGAGTCCGTTGGCTTCGGTGCGGGCCGGCTCGGCCCGCGTCTACGTCACCGGCAATCACGAGTACTTCTACGAGGCGCAGGAGTGGCTCGACTACATGGACGACATCGGTTGGGACGCATTGCACAATCGGCACATCGTCGTCGAACGCGGCGGTGACCGGATCGTCGTCGCAGGGGTCGACGATGCCACGGCGGCGGCGTCGCGTGTCGACGGACACGGGGCCAATCTCGACGCCGCGCTGGCCGGAGCCGACCGCGCACTGCCGGTGCTGCTGCTCGCACATCAACCCAAGCAGGTCGCACACGCGGTACGTGCCGGCGTCGATCTACAGGTCTCCGGTCATACTCATGGCGGCCAGATCTGGCCATTCAATGTCCTTGTTCGGCTGGATCAACCGGTGGTGCAGGGACTCAGCCGCCACGGTGCGAGCACGCAGCTCTACACCAGCCGAGGCACCGGATTCTGGGGACCGCCGTTCCGGGTGT
- a CDS encoding alpha/beta hydrolase domain-containing protein, which yields MSTRIWPLPGNPNLLLGAYDLAALGYGVEEFVVSGTAKSYAADETADYTTRIVVCRPDDDAFNGTAIVEWLNVSGGIDAPAVWFMAHREIIRAGYAYVAVSAQEVGIEGGDNLVGADMSLKAQNSERYSSLHHPGDQFSYDIYSQIGRLARDGAIDSLKPKSILAVGESQSAMFLTTYVNDVDPDAAVFDGFLVHSRFGAGAPLAGGSALEAIAPAPFRDDPRVPVISVITETDLVDGHLLGYHHARRPDNDRLRVWEIPGTAHADNYTIRVGFIDNGAMPLEALVAAYAPTNELMGTSLSYTINFGPQHHYVLQAAVAALDNWVRTGEAAPTAEPLALTDDDTPALVLDEHGLARGGVRTPWVDVPIARTSGFAPDESAMSFLFGSGEVFDADTVRGLYPGGAADYVDRFTAALDRAIQDRFIVTADRAEILALAEATFPGS from the coding sequence ATGAGCACCCGCATCTGGCCGCTCCCCGGTAACCCGAATCTGCTTCTCGGCGCGTACGACCTGGCGGCGCTGGGATACGGCGTCGAGGAGTTCGTCGTCTCCGGCACAGCCAAGTCCTATGCCGCCGATGAGACCGCGGACTACACGACGCGCATCGTGGTGTGCCGACCCGATGACGACGCCTTCAACGGCACGGCCATCGTCGAATGGCTCAATGTCAGCGGCGGCATCGACGCTCCCGCCGTGTGGTTCATGGCGCACCGCGAGATCATTCGCGCGGGCTACGCCTACGTCGCGGTGTCGGCGCAGGAGGTCGGCATCGAAGGCGGGGACAATCTGGTCGGCGCCGACATGTCGCTGAAAGCACAGAATTCCGAACGGTATTCGTCACTGCACCACCCCGGCGATCAGTTCTCCTACGACATATACTCCCAGATCGGGCGGCTGGCCCGTGACGGCGCCATCGACAGTTTGAAGCCGAAATCGATTCTTGCCGTTGGCGAATCGCAATCGGCGATGTTCCTGACGACCTACGTCAACGATGTCGACCCCGACGCTGCGGTGTTCGACGGGTTCCTGGTGCACTCGCGGTTCGGCGCGGGCGCACCGCTCGCCGGTGGCAGCGCCCTGGAAGCGATTGCGCCGGCGCCCTTCCGCGACGATCCGCGGGTTCCGGTCATTTCGGTCATCACCGAGACCGATCTGGTCGACGGCCACCTGCTCGGCTATCACCATGCGCGCCGGCCCGACAACGACCGGCTGCGGGTGTGGGAGATCCCCGGTACTGCGCACGCCGACAACTACACGATCCGCGTCGGGTTCATCGACAACGGTGCGATGCCGCTCGAGGCGCTCGTCGCGGCATACGCGCCGACCAACGAGCTCATGGGGACGAGCCTGTCTTACACGATCAACTTCGGCCCTCAGCACCACTACGTGCTGCAGGCCGCCGTCGCCGCGCTGGACAACTGGGTCCGCACCGGTGAGGCCGCACCCACGGCGGAACCTCTCGCCCTGACCGACGACGACACTCCCGCCCTCGTGCTCGACGAGCACGGCCTGGCCCGCGGCGGAGTCCGGACCCCCTGGGTGGACGTGCCGATTGCACGGACATCGGGATTCGCGCCCGATGAAAGCGCGATGTCGTTTCTGTTCGGCTCGGGCGAAGTGTTCGACGCGGACACCGTGCGCGGTCTCTACCCCGGCGGCGCCGCCGATTACGTGGACCGATTCACCGCGGCACTCGATCGGGCGATCCAGGATCGCTTCATCGTGACCGCTGATCGCGCCGAGATTCTCGCGTTGGCCGAGGCGACTTTTCCTGGGAGCTGA
- a CDS encoding amidase yields MNFEEYRTYDATGLAKLVADKEVTAEELLTLARTRAAAVNPRINAIVRDVPATPAADLDGPFAGVPFLIKDLGQDYAGLPTSAGSRALMSLPAAEHATIVARWIDAGLVIFGKTNTPEFGAKGITEPVAWGPARNPWNLAHTPGGSSGGSAAAVAAGIVPCAGANDGGGSIRIPAGTCGLVGLKPGRGLTPMGPGAGESMHGAAVQGVVSRTVRDTAGMLDVISGGEPFGPYVPGLPAAPFASCVGADPGSLRIGVRVPSAINPSPHPEAFAAVEAAVRALTELGHHVDELPQAPFDDAALAREFLRGWFVSTAWQVAETKRLTGAGDESFERDTLVLAALGRATKAVDYVDAVARRHEHTRRLTTFFESYDLLLTPTLATPPPKIGEFDLPPLLERGADVLLKTRTARLLRYTKIVDDMVDKNLGWVPYTQLANLTGRPAITLPLHWTASGLPLGVQFVAPLAGESLLIRLAAQLERAVPWSDRVAPV; encoded by the coding sequence GTGAACTTCGAGGAGTACCGGACCTACGACGCCACCGGGCTGGCGAAACTGGTCGCAGACAAAGAGGTGACCGCAGAGGAGTTGCTGACACTGGCCCGGACGCGGGCAGCCGCGGTCAACCCGCGGATCAACGCGATCGTGCGCGATGTCCCGGCGACGCCCGCGGCCGACCTCGACGGTCCGTTCGCCGGCGTCCCGTTCCTGATCAAGGATCTGGGCCAGGACTACGCGGGCTTACCGACCTCGGCGGGCTCTCGTGCGCTGATGTCCCTACCCGCCGCCGAGCACGCCACCATCGTGGCGCGCTGGATCGACGCGGGACTGGTCATCTTCGGGAAGACCAACACCCCGGAGTTCGGGGCGAAGGGGATCACCGAGCCGGTCGCATGGGGTCCGGCTCGTAACCCATGGAACCTTGCGCACACGCCCGGCGGCTCGTCGGGCGGCTCGGCGGCCGCGGTGGCGGCGGGGATCGTGCCGTGTGCCGGTGCGAACGACGGTGGCGGATCGATCCGCATCCCGGCGGGTACGTGCGGACTGGTTGGCCTGAAACCCGGTCGCGGGTTGACGCCCATGGGTCCGGGCGCCGGCGAGTCGATGCACGGGGCAGCCGTGCAGGGCGTCGTGTCGCGCACCGTCCGCGATACGGCCGGGATGCTCGACGTCATCAGCGGCGGCGAACCGTTCGGACCCTACGTGCCGGGACTTCCGGCGGCGCCGTTCGCGTCGTGTGTGGGCGCGGACCCGGGAAGTCTGCGGATCGGGGTGCGGGTGCCGTCGGCGATCAACCCGTCGCCGCATCCGGAGGCGTTCGCTGCCGTCGAGGCGGCGGTGCGGGCGCTGACCGAACTGGGCCATCACGTCGACGAGCTGCCGCAGGCACCCTTCGACGACGCCGCCCTCGCACGGGAATTTCTGCGCGGATGGTTCGTCTCGACCGCGTGGCAGGTCGCCGAAACGAAGCGCCTGACCGGCGCGGGGGACGAATCATTCGAACGCGACACCCTGGTCCTGGCGGCACTCGGTCGCGCGACGAAGGCCGTCGACTACGTCGACGCCGTCGCGCGGCGCCATGAGCACACCCGCCGACTGACCACTTTCTTCGAGTCGTACGACCTGCTCCTGACACCTACGCTGGCGACCCCTCCACCGAAGATCGGCGAATTCGATCTGCCGCCGCTGCTGGAACGCGGTGCCGACGTGCTTCTCAAGACCCGCACCGCCCGCCTGCTCCGCTACACGAAGATCGTCGACGACATGGTCGACAAGAACCTCGGTTGGGTGCCGTACACGCAGTTGGCCAACCTCACCGGCAGGCCGGCCATCACACTGCCGTTGCACTGGACCGCATCCGGTCTCCCGCTGGGCGTCCAGTTCGTCGCACCCCTGGCCGGAGAGTCGCTGCTCATCCGGTTGGCCGCCCAACTCGAGCGGGCGGTTCCGTGGTCCGATCGCGTCGCGCCGGTATAG